Genomic segment of Patescibacteria group bacterium:
TTATTATAAATTGTCCGCTGTAAAAAACATGTATCGCCTTTTTTGAGAGAAATCAAGAGTTTTAAATATTTAAAAAAAGATTTTATGTTATCAAAGAATGAATTATTTTTTTTCCAGTCAAAATCTAACGGATAAACCTTTGCCTTATAACCCAGTCTGTTGAGCTCTTCAGCTAGAAAATAAGCTCTGTAACGAGAGCTGGCTATTTTTTTGTTGCCTTTTGAAAAAAAATATATTGTGCTCATAAAATTTTAACTTCGGGCACTGGAATTATAAATTTGAGCCCCTGTTCCCTTAGATCTTTTTCCTTTTCCAAGATAGAGTCTTTATAATTCCAAGCTAAAAGAAGCGCATAGTCAAAAACTGTTTCTTTTATTTTTTGAGTAGAAAGCACTGGGACGTGAACACCGGGCGCATAAAGACCTTGTTTTAAGGAAGAATCATCAACAATAAACTCTAAAATGTTATTATCTATTCCGCAATAATTTAATAAAATATTTCCTTTAGCAGGAGCCCCATAACCAATAATTTTCTTGTTTTCTTTTTTTAATTTTCTAAGTAAGGATATTAACTCTTTTTTGTTTTTTTCTACTTTTTTAGCAAAACTGGAATAAGTTTGTACTTTATCCAGTCCTAACTCTTTTTCTTTTTTAAAAAACTCGTTAACAGAAACTGAATCTTTTGAATTCTTCTTAATGTAAACCTGTAAAGACTGACCGTGGATAGGAATTAATTTAACATCAAAAATTTTTAAATTAAATTTATCAAACAATTTTTGGAGAGTCAATAAAGAAAAATAAGAAAGATGTTCATGATAAATTTGATCAAATCCTCCTACGCCTGCTAATCCTAACAAATTAGCAACCCAATGCACCTCAATCACGAAGACTCCTTTTTCTCCTATTAAAATTTTCACACCCTGGAGCACTTCTTCTAAATCGTCAATGTGTGCAAACACATTACTTGCA
This window contains:
- a CDS encoding class I SAM-dependent methyltransferase produces the protein MNKDFFHKTSCRVCGGLNFVKILDLGNMPLSNAFLKKQELDKEEKKFPLVVYFCRDCSLLQVLDIVSPKLLFGQYYYQTSTSLPLVNHFIGLGKKLLDRFIESKNNLIIDIGGNDAVLLNSIKSKCRVLNIEPAKNIAKISKEKEVDTINDFFSKELAKEIFQKYGSAKVVIASNVFAHIDDLEEVLQGVKILIGEKGVFVIEVHWVANLLGLAGVGGFDQIYHEHLSYFSLLTLQKLFDKFNLKIFDVKLIPIHGQSLQVYIKKNSKDSVSVNEFFKKEKELGLDKVQTYSSFAKKVEKNKKELISLLRKLKKENKKIIGYGAPAKGNILLNYCGIDNNILEFIVDDSSLKQGLYAPGVHVPVLSTQKIKETVFDYALLLAWNYKDSILEKEKDLREQGLKFIIPVPEVKIL